In the Alistipes provencensis genome, CGCCGAGGTTCAGGCCCGCGCGCGAAGCGTCGAACGGCCGGCACGGCGCCGGATCGAGAATGCCGAGCGACATGAAACCGTTGAGCGTGAATTTCGACAGGGCGTCGCAGCCTCCGGCCACCACGGCGTCGCAGATGCCGTGTTCGATCAGCCGTGCGGCGAGCAGTATGGCATTCGCCGCCGAGGAGCAGGCCGTGCTGATCGTCGTGGTGTAACCCGTGATTCCGCAGTGGGCGGCGATCCGGGCGGTGCTGTATGCCGGGTCGTGCTGGGCCGCCAGTGCGATGCGTCCTGCGGCGGGGGCCCGCCTGAAGTCGCCGAAGAACCGCTCCGTAAGGTCCATGCCTCCGACCGATGTGGCCGATACCAAACCGACGCGCAACGATCCTCCGGGAGCTGCATCCGTCAGGGCTTCGCCTGCGGCCGCCATCCCCAGCAGCGCCGTGCGCGAAACGACGGCGGCGGGAGCGATACCCAGCAGCTCTTTCAGTGCCGGGTTCGACAGCCTGACCTCACCGACGGGCACGGCATGCCGCGAGGCGAAGAGCGTCAGGGGGCCTACGCCGCTCCGACCTGCACGCAGGGTGCGCAGATTCTCCTCCGCTCCGTTCCCGATCGCCGAGATGACGCCGATGCCGCTGACCGCAATGCGCATGGCGGCTATTTCGTGCGGTTTTTCTCCACGAAATCGGCCAACGTGTCGATCGAGTAGAAAATGGCTTTCGATTCGGCGGGATTCGCCAGCTTGATGCCATATTTCTTGTCGAGAATGATGATGATTTCGAGCGCGTCGATCGAGTCCAGTCCGAGTCCCTCGCGGAAAAGCGGGGTTGCCGGGTCGATGTCGTCGGGCTGTATCTCCTCGAGGTTGAGCGCCTCGATGATCGCCTCCTTCAGTTCCTGTACGAGTTGGTCTTTCATATTTTTTCCAATAAGTTCATGTGCATTTCATACCGCTCGCCGAGCAGTTCGCACCAGCCGCACAGCACGGCGTCGAGCCGTCCTGAGGCGACGAGCTGCCGCGCATACCGCATGACGAACCCGTCCTCGTCGAACGACGGCTCGATGAAGAACAGCCCCTCGCCCTTGATGCCGTGGCGAATGGAGAGCTCTCCCGCCGCGATGTTGGGGAGCGTATGTACGAAGACGGCGGGCGACGCCCCCTCTTCGGGGTGGCTTTCGACGATCTGCTGGTGACGGATGTCGGTGTCGAGCGATGCCGAACGGTTCGCCATGACGATGCCCACGCGCCATGCGCCGTATTTCCCGACGGCGTCCGATGTTGCGAGCAGCTTTTCCGCCGCTATGTAACCCAGTTTCGAAAGATTGTCCATCCGGGAAAAACGCATGTCGGTCCGTCCCGCAGATGCGTATTCGCGGCGGATGCACGCCGTAAACTCCCCGTCGCGGTCCGACAGCGCATACGAGGCGACCGTCCGTACCCCGCGGGGTTCCTGAGGCGGCCGTTCCGCGAACGGTCCGCGGCTCAGCACCACGGCGGCGTTGCATCCGCCGAATCCCGAGGCGCTTTTCAGCGCGGCCGTCAACGGCATCTCCCTATGGTGCGGCGCGACGTTCACCGGCAGCGGCGTTCCGCATTCGGCGTACCCCGGGGTGCCGAAAACGAGGCCCCGGCGGAGCTGCTCGGCCGTGAGGATCGTCTCCACGATCCCCGATGCTCCGAGCGTATGTCCCAGATAGGGTTTCAGACTGTTCAGGGGCTTGTCTCCCAGCCCGGCCCGATGCAGGGCCCGGCTCTCCATTTCGTCGTTGTAAAGGGTCGCCGTGCCGTGGGCGTTGACGAAGCCGATTTCCCGGGGCGTGAGGCCCGCCTCCCGCATCGCCTCCCGCATCGCCGCAGCCAGCTCCTCGCCTGTGCGCGACGGGGCCGACAGGTGGTTGGCGTCCTGCGTCATGGCGCCGCCTGCCAGCAGGACGGGTGTTCCCTTGGCTTTTCGGAAGTCGGTGGTGAGCAGCAGCGCCCCGCAGCCTTCGCCGAGCGAAAGCCCGTCGCGGGCTTTGTCGTAAGGACGGCAGACGGTTTCGCTCACCGACTTGAACGACCGGAACCCGGCGATGACGAATTCGGTCAGCAGATCCGCCCCGGCTACGATCACCTCCGTGCATGTCCCGGCCTCGATCATCCTGCGGGCAACCACCAGTGCCGCCACGCCCGAGATGCAGGCGTTGGAGATGACCACCGGACGTGCCGTGAATCCCAGCCGGTCGGCGACACGTTGGGCCGATTCCGCAATAAAACAGCGCGGGTCGGGCTTCGGGGCGTTGCGCAGGCAGTCGATATTGCCTTTGGTCGTGGCGATGACCAGCCCCGTGCCCGGGGCTTTCGGGTCGACGCCCGACTCTGCGGCGACGCTTCCGATCGCCGCTTCCAGCAGCGTTTCGAAATCAGCGTGTCCGAAACGTGCACGGTTGATGCGTCCGGCCGTCAGCTCCCCTTCGCAAAGGGACGGGTCCCTGAACGTCGCCACGCCCGGCGTCCCCCCCCCGATAGCCTCCATGTTCTCCCGGGTGGTGAGGCCGCAGGCGCTGATGATGCGGTCGGCGCCGAGGTATATCGCTATTTGAGCCATTTTCGTTTCCATTCGACGTAGAAGTCGGGTTGTACGAGACACAGTTCCGAAGCGGAATCCACGAACACCTGCACGGTCGAACCCGTTGCGGCGATCACTCCGTCGCTTTCGCGGCGGATCGTGTATTCGAAACAGATTTTGGCGGCCTCGGTGTCGATGTAGCGGGTCTCGACGAGCGCCGTGTCGTTCACCCGCAGGGGGCTTCTGAACTGGAGCGACGCTTCGACCACCGGCGCCAGATAGCCCGACTGCGCGATGTCGGCATAGCCCAGTCCGGCGAACCGGCGTCCGAAATCTTCCCGTCCGTCCTCGAAATAACGCATGTATTCGCCGTGCCACACGACCTGCATGGAGTCGACCTCCGAGAACCGGACCCGGATCGGGGTCCGGCAGGTCAGGGCCGCCGTCCGCTCTTTTCGTTTCACTGCTCTTCCGTTTTACGTTCCATAAATAGCTTCATCCGGCATTCGGCGACCGGTTCGCCGTCCACCCGGCTCGTCACGGCGATCAGGACGATATCCATGACCGTTTCGAGCACTTCGACCGTCGTCGTTATCCGCTCCCCGATACGGGGCAGCCTGCGGAACGAGGCGTTGTTGACCGACCCGATGAATCCCAGTTGCACCTCTTCTCCCCGGCTCACGGCCAGATATCCGTTCCGTGCGGCGGCCGATTGGGCCATGTGTTCCAGCAGTCCCGCTTCCGAGAGCGCGCCGCCGTCGACGAGCAGGTTGTCCGCCCGCACGGTCAGCCCGCATACGGCGCCCGCATCCCCGATGCCGTAAAATGCGTCGACTTCCACGATCGGGGGCCGCTGCGGGATCAGTTCCAGAATGTTATGCCGGTCATATAAAGCGTTCATTGCGGTATGTGCGTTATCGGACCCGGCACTGCATGATGCTGTGGCCGAATCCCAGTCCATCGTATCGCTCCTCGACCGTCAGTCCGGCGGCCTCCACGCAGCGCTCCATGTCGCCCGAGTGGTACATCTTGCTGTTGCCGTTGGCCAAGGCGGTGAAGTAGACCGAGGTTTGCGCCAAGCAGAACGATGCGGTTTCGTATTTCTGCCGGTCCCAGAAGGTTTCCATGATGTAGAGCTTCGACGCCGGGGACATCGAAGCCGCAGCCCGGGTCAGGATCGAGACCGCTTCCTCCTCCGAGAAGCAGTCGAGGAACTGGCTCATCCAAATGGCGTCGAATCCCTGCGGAAAACGCGTTTTAGCATTCAGCAGGTCGGCGCCGTAGCCGTCGATGCGGTCGGCCCCGGGCGCTCCGGCGACGGCCTCGCGCATGATCCCGAGCTGTGCCGGGAGGTCCATCACCGTCACCCGCACCGCGGGGTCGTGTGCGACGCATTGCAAGGCCCAGCGGCCCGTGTTGCCGCCCACGTCCAGCAGCGTGCGCGGCGCGGCGGCGAATACGATCCGCAGCGCCTCTCCGAACGAATTGTCGGAGTAGAAATGGTCGAACCCGAACCAGCTTTCCTGCACTTCGGGCGGCAACTGCGAGAGTCCCTCGTAGATGGTTTTCCACGGTCCGAGCCGTTTCAGTCCCTCGGGTTTCCCGTTCCGCAGTGCCGCTTCCAGATCGAACAGTCCCAGATAGTTGACGTCGTGATTGAAGTTGATATTGGCTTTCGACATCGGGTCGTTCAGCAGGAACCAGCCCGTCTTGGCCAGAAAGAACCGGTCGTCGCGCATCAGAATGGTCTGCGCGGTCAGCGACGATTCCAGCAGGATTTGCGTCGCATAGCGCGTCAGCCCGGCGTGTTCGGCAACCTGCTCCAGCGTCGTGCCTTCCGCTCTGCCGGAGAGCAGTTCGAATATGCCGAATTTTACCATCAGCCGCGACACCTGAAAGGTGATCGGCCCCCAGGCGATCTCCTGAGCGCGCTGCTGTGCCTCGCGGGCCGAGAACTGCTCCTTGGAGTAGGTCGTATTTTGGGGTTCGGGTAGTTTCATGTTTCAGTTCCAGAATTTGTAAAAGTTAAACCATTGTTCGTTCCTGCGGTGCACCTCTTCCTCCAGCAGCGGCAGGAAGGCCTCGAAACAGCGGCTTCCGTCGCGGCGGCGGCCTGTTTCGACCCCGGCGATGAAAAACCGGAACCGATAGGTCCGGTGTCGCTCGCGGGTAGCGAAGTAGAACACGACGGGCACCTGCATCCGTTCGGCGATCAGGAACGGACCCTGCGGGAAACGCGCCCTGCGGCCCAGAAAGTCGGCTTCGAAGGTCCGGTGGGCGTTCAGGAACCGGTCGCCCATGAAACTTACGCATTCGTTGCGGTCGAGTGCCGCCTTGATGTCGAGGATGCTTGCCAGCGGGTCGTCGCCGACCGGGATGATCCGCAGTTCCGTGCGCTGCCCGAACCGGTTGAGCGCCTCTTTCACGCGGCGGTGTTCGGCGTCGTACATGACCATGTTGATTCGCTCGGCATGCTCCCCGAAAAACTCCGCGCCGATGGACGGAACTCCGAAGTGCGCGCCGATCATCACCAGCCCCCGTTTCTCTTCGAACAGCCGGAGCGCCTCGTCGTAGGATTCGAACGCGTACCGGAACCGTTTGCCCAGTCCGTTCTCCACGGCGACGCGGTCGATGAGGGTCTGCCCGAACCGGTAGTAGTGCCTTATCAGGCAAAATGCGCTGGCCCAACGTCCCCGGTGCAGTGTCCTGCGGTAATAGTCCCAGATGGCCGCCGTGGCTTTCGGGGCGCAGGGAACGAAGTAGACCGCAACGAATCCCAGCAGGATGTAGGCCGCCCGCAGTCCGACGTGACGGATCAGGAAGATGAATATCGCGTAACCCGCATATCCGCCCCGCGACTTACCGTCCCACCCGTCAGGCTTTGGGCTCATCGAGTTTGGCGATGATCAGGTTGCAGAACTCCCCGAAAGTCTTTATCCCTGCGAAATCGGGGCCTTGGAGCTTGATCCCGAAATTCTGGTGAATGAGCACGACGACATCCACCAGATCGAGGCTGTCGAGCCCGAAGGTATCCTTGAGCGACGATTCCGGTGCGATTTCGGCGGCGTCGACCTCGAACTCCCCGGCCAGAAGTTCCGTCAGTTTCTCTACTGTTTGTTCCTTGGAAAACATATCTGAAAAAATTACTGTCTGAATTTGCGGATGATCAGCGTGGAATTGGTTCCTCCGAATCCGAATGAGTTCGAGAGGAACGCATCGAACTGCGTGTCGACACGCGCCGACGGAATGTTCAGGCGTGCC is a window encoding:
- a CDS encoding class I SAM-dependent methyltransferase codes for the protein MKLPEPQNTTYSKEQFSAREAQQRAQEIAWGPITFQVSRLMVKFGIFELLSGRAEGTTLEQVAEHAGLTRYATQILLESSLTAQTILMRDDRFFLAKTGWFLLNDPMSKANINFNHDVNYLGLFDLEAALRNGKPEGLKRLGPWKTIYEGLSQLPPEVQESWFGFDHFYSDNSFGEALRIVFAAAPRTLLDVGGNTGRWALQCVAHDPAVRVTVMDLPAQLGIMREAVAGAPGADRIDGYGADLLNAKTRFPQGFDAIWMSQFLDCFSEEEAVSILTRAAASMSPASKLYIMETFWDRQKYETASFCLAQTSVYFTALANGNSKMYHSGDMERCVEAAGLTVEERYDGLGFGHSIMQCRVR
- a CDS encoding phosphopantetheine-binding protein; this encodes MKDQLVQELKEAIIEALNLEEIQPDDIDPATPLFREGLGLDSIDALEIIIILDKKYGIKLANPAESKAIFYSIDTLADFVEKNRTK
- a CDS encoding acyl carrier protein, whose product is MFSKEQTVEKLTELLAGEFEVDAAEIAPESSLKDTFGLDSLDLVDVVVLIHQNFGIKLQGPDFAGIKTFGEFCNLIIAKLDEPKA
- a CDS encoding hydroxymyristoyl-ACP dehydratase, producing MNALYDRHNILELIPQRPPIVEVDAFYGIGDAGAVCGLTVRADNLLVDGGALSEAGLLEHMAQSAAARNGYLAVSRGEEVQLGFIGSVNNASFRRLPRIGERITTTVEVLETVMDIVLIAVTSRVDGEPVAECRMKLFMERKTEEQ
- a CDS encoding LpxL/LpxP family acyltransferase translates to MSPKPDGWDGKSRGGYAGYAIFIFLIRHVGLRAAYILLGFVAVYFVPCAPKATAAIWDYYRRTLHRGRWASAFCLIRHYYRFGQTLIDRVAVENGLGKRFRYAFESYDEALRLFEEKRGLVMIGAHFGVPSIGAEFFGEHAERINMVMYDAEHRRVKEALNRFGQRTELRIIPVGDDPLASILDIKAALDRNECVSFMGDRFLNAHRTFEADFLGRRARFPQGPFLIAERMQVPVVFYFATRERHRTYRFRFFIAGVETGRRRDGSRCFEAFLPLLEEEVHRRNEQWFNFYKFWN
- a CDS encoding acyl-CoA thioesterase — encoded protein: MKRKERTAALTCRTPIRVRFSEVDSMQVVWHGEYMRYFEDGREDFGRRFAGLGYADIAQSGYLAPVVEASLQFRSPLRVNDTALVETRYIDTEAAKICFEYTIRRESDGVIAATGSTVQVFVDSASELCLVQPDFYVEWKRKWLK
- a CDS encoding beta-ketoacyl synthase N-terminal-like domain-containing protein, with the translated sequence METKMAQIAIYLGADRIISACGLTTRENMEAIGGGTPGVATFRDPSLCEGELTAGRINRARFGHADFETLLEAAIGSVAAESGVDPKAPGTGLVIATTKGNIDCLRNAPKPDPRCFIAESAQRVADRLGFTARPVVISNACISGVAALVVARRMIEAGTCTEVIVAGADLLTEFVIAGFRSFKSVSETVCRPYDKARDGLSLGEGCGALLLTTDFRKAKGTPVLLAGGAMTQDANHLSAPSRTGEELAAAMREAMREAGLTPREIGFVNAHGTATLYNDEMESRALHRAGLGDKPLNSLKPYLGHTLGASGIVETILTAEQLRRGLVFGTPGYAECGTPLPVNVAPHHREMPLTAALKSASGFGGCNAAVVLSRGPFAERPPQEPRGVRTVASYALSDRDGEFTACIRREYASAGRTDMRFSRMDNLSKLGYIAAEKLLATSDAVGKYGAWRVGIVMANRSASLDTDIRHQQIVESHPEEGASPAVFVHTLPNIAAGELSIRHGIKGEGLFFIEPSFDEDGFVMRYARQLVASGRLDAVLCGWCELLGERYEMHMNLLEKI
- a CDS encoding beta-ketoacyl-[acyl-carrier-protein] synthase family protein, with the protein product MRIAVSGIGVISAIGNGAEENLRTLRAGRSGVGPLTLFASRHAVPVGEVRLSNPALKELLGIAPAAVVSRTALLGMAAAGEALTDAAPGGSLRVGLVSATSVGGMDLTERFFGDFRRAPAAGRIALAAQHDPAYSTARIAAHCGITGYTTTISTACSSAANAILLAARLIEHGICDAVVAGGCDALSKFTLNGFMSLGILDPAPCRPFDASRAGLNLGEGAGYLVLQRADSLVKEPYCYLAGYANANDAFHQTASSPTGEGAYRAMSGALRRAGIGPEQVGYVNVHGTGTPNNDAAEAAALERLFGDEVPPFSSTKHFTGHTLAAAGGIEAVYSALAAARGIRYGSPYFRTPVEGTRLVPCGSFEENVPVKRVLTNSFGFGGNDTSLIFSKR